A region from the Triticum urartu cultivar G1812 chromosome 1, Tu2.1, whole genome shotgun sequence genome encodes:
- the LOC125514861 gene encoding signal peptidase complex catalytic subunit SEC11A-like, producing MGFIGDQVESIRSMQVRQVVTQIISLGMIVTSALIIWKGLMVATGSESPVVVVLSGSMEPGFKRGDILFLHMSKEPIRTGEIVVFNIDGREIPIVHRVIKVHERQESGEVDILTKGDNNFGDDRLLYAQGQLWLQKHHIMGRAVGYLPYVGWVTIVMTEKPIIKYLLIGALGLLVITSKE from the exons ATGGGGTTCATCGGCGACCAGGTGGAGTCGATCCGGTCGATGCAGGTCCGCCAGGTCGTCACGCAGATCATCAGCCTCG GTATGATTGTTACCTCAGCATTGATCATATGGAAGGGATTGATGGTAGCGACAGGGAGCGAATCGCCAGTTGTGGTGGTTCTTTCTGGTAGCATGGAGCCTGGATTTAAAAGG GGTGATATTCTGTTTTTGCACATGAGCAAAGAACCTATCCGCACTGGAGAAATAGTTGTTTTTAATATTGAT GGCCGTGAAATTCCAATTGTTCACCGTGTGATCAAG GTTCATGAACGGCAAGAAAGTGGAGAAGTTGACATCCTCACAAAAG GCGATAATAATTTTGGGGATGACCGACTTCTGTATGCACAAGGGCAGCTTTGGCTTCAGAAGCATCACATTATGGGGCGGGCTGTAGG CTATCTACCATATGTTGGGTGGGTTACGATTGTGATGACTGAGAAGCCGATCATTAAG TACCTTCTGATTGGCGCACTGGGCCTTCTTGTCATAACATCAAAAGAGTGA